A DNA window from Actinomycetota bacterium contains the following coding sequences:
- a CDS encoding PEP/pyruvate-binding domain-containing protein: MALEVVTAALSEIGLGDLARVGGKGANLGHLLRGGFPVPPGFCVLAGAYESFLAQPDLARRISDILGPLELSDLTAVEEAAARIRGLFLSVPLPAPTEWAIAAAYRALLEDVGADTLVAVRSSVGTKDLSVTSFPGQMDTYHNLRGEDEVLRKVVECWASAYSYRALVNRLSRGIDHRDVFVAPLVQAMVAADSAGVIFTANPLSGRRDQMVINACPGLGEGVVAGELQCDHLVLEHDSGEVVEEALGHKDFKIVLDTERGQGNLKVPLPPEEGDLPAISPSQVRQLAEAARAIEAYYGSPQDIEWAFAAGELYILQARKITGLETAPQAEEAPPATAAVSGGAPSPAGGATEPHDDSAATPPAPSPDGAREWVSEFDTTVDPRFDLYTLSNISEVLPGVLTPLSMSDIPSLDYGFTKANSDFGLMKGIEPASEMNFLGLFYGRVHLNLSVVRAMIARAPGGSTREFDRRPPEESGLEEVKWRPTRENLFALPGIILGLLRGAREAPARAVELAHENERLLAEARRLNVANAPYPSIMEWLGESRAFVNEVMAGHIVVSELATNYYGLLTKLTAAWLEDTDGMLASRLVTGLQTLESARPNIGIWDLSRQVCASPELREVVESTPPEEVLTRLESDPSPQAAALLASLRSFLDDFGYRGVFEGEAMTLNWEEDPGYVFSMIRNYLDTGPEYDPREHARRQEREREGATAAALARLSAARRPLLRYAIRQAQEFIRLREFMKAVLVRLLAQGKAIYHALGPRFAAEGITTAADDIFFLTSTEIRELALGRGRDIAVGEVVARRRREYERNLSVVLPEHSKGRPRPLSPAELEARGEVHVLSGIPVSPGRVTGRARVITDPRRNPRFEPGEILVAPVTDAAWTPLFVTAAAIVVDVGGPLSHGSIVAREYGIPGVLNVGQGTRVIRTGQTITVDGDRGMVYIHTPEGGAGQAGAPSREPGEGEWTSEFDTTVDPAYPDYTLSNISEVLPGVLTPLTMSDLDALDYGFVKTNRDFGLMKGIEPASEMTFLGLFYGRCHLNLSVIKAIAARVPGGSASEFERRDAGVGGKAERTWRPTPANLAALPRLLWRELVRGITTPREAEALAREMDARLEEAGRRDLEHLPCRDILEGMEVGREHLFRAMAMHITVSQFALIHHLLLCRLTAAWLGDNDGMLASRLMTGLRGLESARPSALIWDLSRMVLASGELGRIFAESAPGEILSRLEGSASPEAAAFLASLRSFLAEFGYRGVFEAETMLPSWEEDPSCVFSMIANYLEADASSGPRELAARQDREREEAMREVERKLKGLRHVVFRYILGQAQRYISLREYMKSYLIKGIHQAKKTYRALGARLSEDGVLSASEDIYFLTRQEIAALAGGGGGKASWGEMIARRRAEYERNLTVTLPQYSHGRPRPLTPEELARERNVEVLEGIGVSPGVVTAKARVITDPRRDAALKPGEILVAPVTDAAWTPLFVTAAATVVEVGGPLSHGSIVAREFGMPCVVNAGGATQLIATGQTITVDGGQGKVYLHPAEK, translated from the coding sequence ATGGCGTTGGAGGTTGTCACCGCTGCTCTATCAGAGATCGGTCTCGGTGATCTCGCGCGAGTCGGGGGCAAGGGCGCCAACCTGGGCCACCTGCTGCGGGGCGGTTTTCCCGTCCCCCCGGGCTTCTGCGTACTGGCCGGCGCTTACGAGAGCTTTCTCGCCCAACCCGACCTCGCGCGCCGCATAAGCGATATCCTGGGACCCCTCGAACTCTCCGATCTCACCGCGGTGGAGGAGGCAGCGGCACGCATCCGCGGGCTCTTCCTCTCCGTGCCCCTCCCCGCCCCCACCGAATGGGCCATTGCCGCCGCATACCGCGCATTGCTGGAGGATGTGGGCGCGGACACGCTGGTGGCGGTACGCTCCTCGGTGGGGACTAAAGACCTCTCCGTGACCTCCTTTCCCGGGCAGATGGACACCTACCACAACCTGCGCGGAGAGGACGAGGTTCTGAGAAAAGTGGTGGAGTGCTGGGCCTCGGCCTACAGCTACCGCGCCCTGGTCAACCGCCTCTCCCGCGGCATCGACCACCGCGACGTCTTCGTCGCCCCCCTGGTACAGGCGATGGTGGCGGCGGACAGCGCGGGCGTCATCTTCACCGCCAACCCCCTGAGCGGGCGGAGAGACCAGATGGTGATCAACGCCTGCCCAGGCCTGGGGGAAGGGGTCGTGGCGGGAGAGCTGCAGTGCGACCACCTGGTGCTGGAGCACGACAGCGGCGAGGTGGTCGAGGAAGCCCTCGGCCACAAGGATTTCAAGATCGTGCTGGACACGGAGAGGGGACAGGGCAATCTGAAGGTTCCCCTCCCTCCCGAGGAAGGAGACCTGCCCGCCATCTCGCCGTCGCAGGTGAGGCAGCTGGCGGAAGCGGCGCGGGCCATCGAAGCATACTACGGCTCTCCCCAGGATATCGAGTGGGCCTTCGCGGCGGGTGAACTGTATATACTGCAGGCGAGGAAGATAACCGGCCTGGAGACCGCCCCGCAAGCGGAAGAAGCGCCCCCCGCCACGGCTGCCGTGAGCGGCGGGGCCCCATCACCCGCGGGCGGCGCCACGGAGCCACACGACGACAGCGCAGCTACCCCGCCGGCGCCGTCCCCGGACGGGGCCCGGGAATGGGTGAGCGAGTTCGACACCACCGTCGACCCGCGTTTCGACCTCTATACCCTCTCCAATATCAGCGAGGTCCTGCCTGGCGTGCTCACCCCCTTGAGCATGTCGGACATCCCCTCGCTGGACTACGGCTTCACCAAGGCGAACAGCGACTTCGGACTGATGAAGGGCATCGAGCCGGCGAGCGAGATGAACTTCCTAGGCCTCTTCTACGGGCGCGTCCACCTCAACCTCTCGGTGGTCAGGGCCATGATCGCCAGGGCCCCCGGCGGCAGCACCCGCGAGTTCGACCGCAGACCTCCCGAGGAGAGCGGCCTTGAGGAGGTGAAGTGGCGCCCTACCAGGGAGAACCTTTTCGCCCTGCCCGGCATCATCCTGGGCCTGCTGCGCGGGGCGCGGGAAGCGCCCGCCAGGGCGGTGGAGCTGGCACACGAGAACGAGCGCCTGCTGGCCGAAGCGCGGCGCCTGAACGTGGCGAACGCCCCTTACCCGTCCATAATGGAGTGGCTGGGAGAGAGCCGCGCCTTCGTCAACGAGGTCATGGCCGGGCACATCGTCGTATCCGAGCTGGCCACCAACTACTACGGCCTTTTGACCAAGCTCACCGCGGCATGGCTGGAGGACACGGACGGCATGCTGGCCTCCCGCCTGGTGACCGGCCTGCAGACGCTTGAGAGCGCCCGGCCCAACATCGGCATCTGGGACCTCTCGCGCCAGGTCTGCGCCTCTCCGGAGTTGCGGGAGGTCGTCGAGAGCACCCCGCCGGAGGAGGTCCTCACGCGCCTGGAGTCCGACCCCTCCCCGCAGGCCGCCGCCTTGCTGGCCTCCCTGCGCTCGTTCCTGGACGACTTCGGATACCGCGGCGTGTTCGAGGGGGAGGCCATGACCCTCAACTGGGAGGAAGACCCCGGGTACGTCTTCAGCATGATAAGGAACTACCTGGACACTGGCCCGGAATACGACCCGCGCGAGCATGCCCGCAGGCAGGAACGGGAGAGGGAGGGAGCGACCGCCGCCGCCCTCGCCCGCCTCAGCGCGGCGCGGCGCCCCCTGCTCCGCTACGCCATCCGGCAGGCGCAGGAGTTCATCCGCCTGCGCGAGTTCATGAAGGCGGTGCTGGTGCGGTTGCTGGCCCAGGGCAAGGCGATCTACCACGCCCTGGGCCCCAGGTTCGCCGCGGAGGGGATCACCACGGCGGCGGACGACATCTTCTTCCTCACCAGCACGGAGATCCGCGAGCTGGCCCTCGGCCGCGGACGGGATATCGCCGTGGGGGAAGTGGTGGCCAGGCGCAGGCGCGAGTACGAGAGGAACCTCTCCGTGGTGCTGCCCGAGCACAGCAAGGGCCGTCCCCGCCCTCTCTCCCCCGCCGAGCTCGAGGCGCGGGGGGAGGTCCACGTGCTGAGCGGCATCCCCGTGAGTCCGGGCCGTGTCACGGGCAGAGCGCGGGTGATCACCGATCCGCGGCGCAACCCGCGGTTCGAGCCGGGGGAGATACTCGTGGCCCCGGTGACCGATGCCGCCTGGACCCCCCTCTTCGTCACCGCCGCGGCCATCGTAGTGGACGTGGGCGGGCCGCTCTCCCACGGCTCCATCGTGGCGCGCGAGTACGGCATCCCCGGGGTGCTGAACGTGGGCCAGGGCACCCGCGTCATCCGCACCGGCCAGACCATCACCGTGGACGGCGACCGTGGAATGGTATATATCCATACCCCGGAGGGGGGCGCCGGGCAGGCGGGGGCGCCCTCACGGGAGCCGGGAGAGGGGGAGTGGACGAGCGAGTTCGACACCACCGTCGACCCGGCCTACCCGGACTACACCCTCTCCAACATCAGCGAAGTGCTGCCCGGCGTGCTCACTCCCCTGACCATGTCCGACCTCGATGCCCTCGATTACGGCTTCGTGAAGACCAACCGCGATTTCGGGCTGATGAAAGGGATCGAGCCCGCGAGCGAGATGACCTTCCTCGGCCTCTTCTACGGCCGCTGTCACCTCAACCTCTCGGTGATCAAGGCCATCGCCGCCAGGGTGCCCGGAGGTTCGGCGAGCGAGTTCGAGCGCAGGGACGCCGGCGTCGGCGGGAAGGCGGAAAGGACCTGGCGCCCGACCCCTGCCAACCTCGCCGCGCTGCCGCGCCTGCTCTGGCGCGAGTTGGTCAGGGGCATCACCACCCCCCGGGAGGCGGAGGCGCTGGCGCGCGAGATGGACGCCCGGCTGGAGGAGGCGGGGCGGCGCGACCTGGAGCACCTGCCCTGCCGCGACATCCTTGAGGGGATGGAAGTAGGGCGCGAGCACCTCTTCCGGGCCATGGCCATGCATATAACCGTGTCTCAGTTCGCCCTTATCCATCACCTTCTCCTGTGCCGCCTGACGGCGGCATGGCTGGGAGACAATGACGGCATGCTGGCCTCCCGCCTCATGACCGGGCTGCGGGGACTGGAGAGCGCGAGGCCCAGCGCCCTCATCTGGGACCTCTCCCGCATGGTCCTCGCCAGCGGCGAGCTAGGGCGCATCTTCGCGGAGAGCGCGCCCGGCGAGATACTCTCGCGCCTCGAGGGCAGCGCCTCGCCCGAGGCGGCGGCGTTCCTGGCTTCGCTGCGTTCCTTCCTGGCGGAGTTCGGCTACCGCGGCGTCTTCGAGGCGGAGACCATGCTCCCGAGCTGGGAGGAGGACCCCTCCTGCGTATTCTCGATGATCGCCAACTACCTGGAGGCGGATGCGTCGAGCGGACCGCGCGAACTGGCGGCCAGGCAGGACCGCGAGAGGGAGGAGGCCATGCGCGAGGTCGAGAGGAAGCTCAAGGGCTTGCGGCACGTGGTCTTCCGTTACATCCTCGGGCAGGCGCAGCGCTACATCTCCCTGCGCGAGTACATGAAATCCTACCTCATCAAGGGCATCCATCAGGCCAAGAAGACCTACCGCGCCCTGGGCGCAAGGCTCAGCGAGGACGGCGTCCTGAGCGCGTCGGAAGACATATATTTCCTGACGCGCCAGGAGATCGCCGCCCTGGCAGGTGGCGGGGGCGGTAAGGCGTCTTGGGGAGAGATGATCGCCAGGCGCCGCGCCGAATACGAGCGCAACCTCACGGTCACCCTCCCGCAATACAGCCACGGCCGCCCCCGGCCCCTCACCCCCGAGGAGCTGGCGCGGGAGAGGAACGTCGAGGTCCTCGAGGGCATCGGGGTAAGCCCGGGGGTGGTCACCGCGAAGGCCAGGGTGATAACCGACCCACGCCGCGACGCCGCGCTGAAGCCGGGAGAGATACTGGTGGCACCGGTGACCGACGCCGCTTGGACCCCTCTCTTCGTCACCGCCGCGGCCACGGTGGTGGAGGTGGGGGGGCCGCTCTCCCACGGCTCCATCGTGGCGCGCGAGTTCGGGATGCCCTGCGTGGTCAACGCCGGCGGCGCCACCCAGCTCATCGCAACGGGGCAGACCATAACCGTGGACGGCGGCCAGGGCAAGGTATATCTGCACCCCGCAGAGAAATAA
- a CDS encoding DUF1801 domain-containing protein codes for MANRKPASIDAYLKGVTPEMRDALEELRAVIAKAAPQAEEAIAWDMPAFKLNGKNLVGFAAFREHYSLFPMSGTVTEAFEDELAPFTTTKGTIHFQPGKPLPAALVKKIVRYRIKEIEALAAAKKRK; via the coding sequence ATGGCGAACAGGAAGCCGGCGAGCATCGACGCATACCTCAAGGGGGTGACGCCGGAGATGCGGGACGCCCTGGAAGAGCTACGCGCGGTGATCGCGAAGGCCGCGCCGCAGGCGGAGGAGGCCATCGCCTGGGACATGCCCGCGTTCAAGCTCAACGGGAAGAACCTGGTGGGATTCGCCGCCTTCAGGGAGCATTACAGCCTCTTCCCCATGAGCGGCACCGTGACCGAGGCTTTCGAGGACGAACTCGCCCCGTTCACCACCACCAAAGGGACCATCCACTTCCAGCCGGGAAAACCCCTCCCCGCCGCACTGGTGAAGAAGATCGTGAGGTACCGCATCAAGGAGATCGAAGCCCTCGCCGCCGCGAAGAAGCGTAAATAA
- a CDS encoding SDR family oxidoreductase, protein MAEVRFDDRVAVVTGAGGGLGKAYALLLASRGAKVVVNDLGGSFDGVGADTRAAQLVVDEIKAAGGEATPNYNSVSDWDSAQAIIQTAIDTYGKIDILINNAGILRDKSLLKMSIEDYELVMAVHMDGTFFCTKAAFPYMREAAYGRIISTASGTGVYGNFGQANYGAAKLGIVGFTNCIKQEGAKYNILANVIVPQAGTRMTATVLPPNIIEKLKPEYVAPIVCWCASDHCNVSGMYFMAGAGYFSRSAIIEGPGVFLNPDAEITIEDVEANIDKIMSLEGGRGYGSVTEQTGYVLSNLKFD, encoded by the coding sequence ATGGCAGAGGTAAGGTTCGACGACAGGGTGGCGGTGGTCACCGGAGCGGGCGGAGGACTGGGGAAGGCCTATGCCCTGCTGCTCGCCAGCCGGGGCGCCAAGGTCGTCGTCAACGACCTGGGCGGCTCGTTCGACGGCGTGGGCGCCGATACCCGCGCGGCCCAGCTGGTGGTGGATGAGATCAAGGCCGCGGGCGGGGAGGCGACCCCCAACTACAACAGCGTATCCGACTGGGACAGCGCCCAGGCCATCATCCAGACGGCCATCGACACCTACGGCAAGATCGATATCCTCATCAACAACGCCGGTATCCTCAGGGACAAGAGCCTGCTCAAGATGTCCATCGAGGACTACGAGCTGGTGATGGCGGTGCATATGGACGGCACGTTCTTCTGCACCAAGGCGGCTTTCCCTTACATGCGCGAGGCTGCCTACGGCCGCATCATCTCCACCGCCTCCGGCACCGGGGTCTACGGCAACTTCGGCCAGGCCAACTACGGGGCCGCCAAGCTGGGTATCGTCGGGTTCACCAACTGCATCAAGCAGGAGGGCGCCAAGTACAACATCCTGGCCAACGTCATCGTCCCCCAGGCGGGCACCCGCATGACGGCGACGGTACTGCCCCCGAACATCATCGAGAAACTGAAGCCGGAGTACGTGGCCCCCATCGTGTGCTGGTGCGCCTCGGACCACTGCAACGTCAGCGGCATGTACTTCATGGCCGGGGCGGGTTACTTCAGCCGCTCGGCCATCATCGAGGGGCCCGGCGTCTTCCTCAACCCGGACGCGGAGATCACCATCGAGGACGTCGAGGCGAACATCGACAAGATCATGAGCCTCGAGGGCGGGAGGGGATACGGATCGGTGACCGAGCAGACCGGTTACGTGCTCTCCAACCTCAAGTTCGACTGA